AACCGATGCGTATGCGTTTGCAGGACAATCGTGTCGGGATATTCAATTCCTCTCGCCAATACTTCAGCACCGATAAAGACAAAGTGGAGTCTTTCAAGCTGATCCATCGCTGGGATCTCCAGCCCAAGGACAGTGCGGCCTATATGCGTGGCGAACTGGTAGAGCCCGTGAAGCCTATCATTTTCTATGTGGACTCCGTCTTCCCCGACAAATGGCGTGCTACTATCAAGCAGGCTATCGAAGACTGGCGTATGGCTTTCGAAGCAGCCGGCTTCAAGAATGCCATCATCGCCAAGGACTATCCTACGAAGGAGGAAAATCCCGATTTCGATCCGGACGACATTCGCTTCAGCTGTTTCAAATATGCCACAACGACCACGGCCAACGCCATGGGGCCGAGTTTCGTAGATCCGCGAAGCGGCGAGATCATTTGTGCAGATGTGATCTGGTATCACAATGTATTGTCTCTCGTTCACAACTGGCGTTTCGTACAGACGGGAGCCGTGGATCCGCGTGTTCGCAAGGCTGTATTCGACGATGAAGTGATGCGCGAATCGCTCCGCTATGTGGCAGCTCACGAGATCGGTCACACCATCGGCCTGATGCACAACATGGGTGCCAGCTACTCGTTCACCATCGAGAACCTGCGCGATCCGCAGTTCACCCAAAAATACGGTACCACACCGAGTATCATGGACTATGCCCGCAACAACTTTGTGGCGCAGCCCGGCGACTTGGAGCGTGGTGTACGCCTGACGCCTCCCATCATCGGTGTGTATGACATTCATGCCATCAACTGGGCTTATCGTCTCGTGCCCGGAGCCAAAACGGCTGAAGAGGAAAAGCCGACACTGAACGCTTGGATCGCCGAGAAGAAAGACGATCCCATGTTTACCTTCGGAGCACAGCAGTTCCCCTATACCATCGACCCCACGGATCAGACCGAGGATCTCAGTAACGATCACTTCCGTGCCGGCGACATGTCCATCAGCAACCTGAAGATTATCGCCAAGAACATGGACAAATGGCTCCTCGAAAAGGAAGCTCGCTACGATGATCTGCGCGACATGCACGGACAGCTCATGTCCCAATACTACCGCCATGTGAGCCACATCATGCCCTATATCGGAGGAGTGGAACACTTCGAAATCCGCCAGGGCGAAGAGAATACGCTTTCCCGTCGCTTCATCACAAAAGACAAGCAACGCAAGGCCATGAATTGGCTCCTCAATCAGGCTCGCACATACCGCCAGTGGCTGGCCGAACCGGCTTTCCTCAACAAGGTAGAGCAGAACTCTGGGATGACCGACCTCTTGGGCAAGGCCATGGTGGCGGCTCTCTTCAACCCCGGTAGCATAGGACGCATATACGAAGCAGAGCAGTCCGGACAACCGGGTGTGTACAAGCTCACGGATTACGCCAACGAGCTGATCGATGCCATCTTCAACGTGAAGGGCAATCTGACCGATGCCGATCGTTCTATTCAGAACCTGGCCATCGACCTCATGTCGGCCCATAGTGGTCTCTCCACGGAAAGCAAGAATACGGCACGCCGTCTGTCCGAAGAGCTGGATGCCCTGTCGCACAAGCTCAGCGAGGACAACCTCCCATGTGCTCTCGGTTGTGGCGGTCACCACGCGGCAGAGGACGGAGCCGATTCCTTCTTCCGTCTTACGTCCTTCTCCAAGCAGGCCCCGAATGAAGTGATTGCACCCCTCCTACTGCAACAACTCAAGCGCGTGCAGACCATCTATCGCAATCGCAAGGCCACGGGCAACGCTGCCGACCGCTCGTTCTACGACTATCAACTGCTCCGTCTGGAACGCCTGATGAAGACCAACTAAAGAGTACGGGCTTCTTCGTTCCTCGGATATACAAGGGGGCTGTGTCAAAATCCGAAAAAAGGATTTTCCAACAATCAAAAAGACACAAATACCACCTTAATCATAAAGGAAAAACCGCTATCAAGTAGGATGATTTTGTCCATTTGGTAGCGGTTTCCCTATACAAATAATAGTATCCTTTACTCTAAACTGAATTTTGACACTTCCTCTTTTACGAACCGGAATCATCGAAATTCCGGGTCACGTTTTCCGGAAAACACGCGCGACTTTTTTTTCGCTGTGGCGCGAGAATTTTTTTCTTCCCGAACCAAAACGAAAATTTTCTCGAGCCACGTTTTTAGGAACGCATAACAGGAAAATTTTGGTCCCAAAAGAATATCGGGCAGCCACCTACTGTTCCGAGAATTTCTTTTGCGATAAAGAGGAATTATCCGGAAGCGGGCTATAATACATCGATATGGACGTAGAGATCTGTCGCTTTAGAGAGAAGACTTTGCGAATCAATCGATTATGATTTGTGCCACAATCATATTAGCAGTCTCAATCGGTTTTTTTGTAAGTTTGGAACATGTATAAAAGAGCATTGTTTTTACTCTTTTTGTCGGGTGTGCAGCTCTTGATCTTGGGCCAACTGTACGCGCAAGAACCGCGATTGGGTATACCGGACTCCATGTTGCGCCACGGTACCGTAGTCACCATGGAGCAGGGTGATACGGTGTACGACATTGCTTTGCCGCAGGTGTGGGTGAAACACAAGAAGTACAAGTCGCGCCAGCTGACACCGCAGGAGAGACAAGAGCTTTGGAGGCTGATTCGGGATGTAAAACGCACCTTGCCCTATGCCAAAATGATCGCAGCTACTCTGATCGAAACGTACGAATATATGGAAACGATGCCCGATGAGAAAAGCAGACAAAAGCATCTCAAGCGCATGGAAAAGGAGATGAAGCAGCAATACATGCCGGAGATGAAACGACTGACCCTCCGGCAGGGGAAGCTCCTGATCAAGCTGATCGACCGACAGTGTGCACAGTCGAGCTATCAGCTACTCAAAGCTTTTCTCGGCGGATGGAAAGCGGGATGGTGGAATCTCTTCGCCCGCTTCTATGGTGCGAGCCTGAAGACTCGGTACGAACCTGACAAGAATCCGGAAGACGCCCTGACGGAACGAATAGTTTTGTTAGTGGAAGAGAAAAGAATTTAACAAAGTTTCTTTGCCACTTCGGCAAAAAAGGCTATATTGGCCTTTGTTTTTCAGAGACGACTTGATTATGGAAAAGAATAAGTTACAGCTGGAGTATGTTTTCGACCGTGTATCGACACGTAGCCTGTGGCGTTATCTGAGTACACCGGATGGTTTGTCGGAATGGTTTGCCTACGATGTGAGGCTGGAAGACAACGGGGACTTCTATTTCCAATGGGATAAGAATAGCGGCGAAAAGGCTTCTGTCCTTGAACAGCGAGAGGGCGAAAGAATCCGTTTCCAATGGCATAGGGAACAGGACCAGAATGCCTGTTTCGAATTTGTCATCCATCACTCGGAATTGACCGGAGGGAAATCTTTGGAGGTTATCGACTACATTGCTCCGGAAGAAGTGGCCGATATGGAGCACTTCTGGAACAATCTGATCAGCAGGCTTCGCCTTTCTCTCGGCGCACCCGAATGATCTGACTCGAAGGATCCGGAAGCTGTCTAAAGCGGATCTACATCGAATAGGATGCGCACTCGCTTGTATTCTTGAGTGCGGGTCTGAAGTGTTGTGCGAATCGTATCGAGTATATTGCGCGTCGCGGATACGGAGGATGAGAGAGGAAGACGAAGAAGCAATTCGCGAATGAATGCGTTCCTAAGACGAGAGATGGGCGGCACCAAAACGGGGGAGAGACTCTGCTCCGGCAGATGGGCGGCCAAAGAGGCGGCATAGTCGGAAGCGATTCGCTCCACGAGGCTCTCTTCGCCTGCTCTGAACTCGATTCGTATCAGCCGGCTAAAAGGTGGAAAGAAAAGCATCTGTCTTTCCTCCAATTGTTTTCCGATAAAAGCCTTATAATCACCTTCTCGCAATAAATCCGAAAAGGAGTTGGCCGGATTGTTCGTTTGTACGTATAGACGGGAGGCTCCGCTCCTAAGCATGAGCTGATAGAGTAGCTGATAAGCTCGTTCGTAGGCGCGGAAATCCGGGAAACCCAATATGCTGTCCAGCTGGGTGACGGCTACAAGACCTACATGTTCGTTATAGACTTGCCCCTTGATCAGTTGCGTGCCAACAAGTATATCCACCTCTTTCGCTTCCAGACGCGCCAGAGCTTCGTCCATCTTCGTTCGGCTCATGGCCATATCGCTGTCCATTCTGAGGATGGAGACGGTGGGGAAACGTCTTTTAAGCTCTTCCTCTATTCTTTCGGCTCCATACCCCACAGGTTGCAGGCTGCTCGGCTCTCCTACGCCCGATGCCCGCTTGCAGGAGGGACAGATGCGCGGAAGGGGTCTGCTGTAGCCGCAGTAGTGGCAGACGAGCATACCGGAATGCTTGTGATAGGTGAGACTCACATCGCAGTGGATGCAACGGAGCTTTTCCCCACAAGAGCTACAAATGATATACGGAGCGAAGCCCCTTCGATTTTGGAGGACGACGGCCATTTTTTTTTGCCGAATCGTCTCTTCAATAGCTGAGACGAGGGGGAAAGAAAGTAGTTCACCTGCACCGACCTGTCTTTGACGGCGCATCTTGCCCATGTCTATGACTTCCAAATCGAATCGGGGGCGAACCCGATCGTCCGGCCAGGTGATCAGTTCACAGGCTTTGTGGCGCACTTGGTGGAGCACCTCGGCAGAAGGAGTGGCCGAAGCCAACACAACAGGGCAGTCGTGGATCCGGCCGAGTCGAGCTGCCACCTGTCGCGTATGGAATCGGGGGGCAGGATCCTGCTGTTTGTAGAGGTATTCCTGTTCCTCGTCCACGATAATCAATCGCAAACGACGGAATGGCAGGAAAAGTGCCGATCGAACACCCAGCACCACGCAAGGATCTTCCGTTGCGGCCAATCTGTTCCACACTTCCACCCTTTTGGCATCGCTTTCAAAGGCATGATAGGATAGCAAACAACTGCCCAGCCTCTCGGCCATACGTGTGGACAGAGTATCGCTTCCTCCTCGTTTGTTCGCTTCCGGAGAGAGGTACAGGACTTGGCCTCCTGAACGGACAACTTCTTCCGTCCATTCTAAGAGTTGTTTTTCTTTGCGTCGAAAGTCATGCGTATAGAGGAGAGAAAGAGGTTTTTGAGGTAGAGAAGCCGATACTGCGGAGTCTGTAGAACTCTCTTCCGATTGAATGGCTTTTTCTTCCTCTTGGGGCTGCTCCCACAAGCGGTACTCACCTCCGCCGGCCGAATACATGACCGAGTGTGTAACAGATTCGGATAGAAAAATCCCTTTCTTTTTCAAAGCGGAAAGGGTGACTGTAGCATGAGGATCGGACTCCGCCAGTAGCCTTTGCGGTATCGGAGAGGAATATGGGAGGGAGTGCTCTGTTATCAGCTCTGCCCAATGAAGCAAAAGGGCGGATTGCTTGGGAGCACGATGCAAACTATCCAGAAGCGAGGCAAAAGTCTTTTCCGTCCGGAAAGGCTCTGCCAGACGAACGAATACTTCTGACTTGGGCTTATAACGGCTTTTTACTTCTTCCTCCAGCCGTATGGCCCCTCGTTCGACCAAGGAGGTAAAAGCGCGAATCGCTCGTTTGCCGACAGCCTTTTGCAGGGTGTCAAGCGTGTAGGTTCGTCCTTTTGCTGACTCCAAAATATCGAGTAGCTCCTCTTCATCACGACTAAGCCGGCTGTCGGCTTCGAAGTCCGTATTATAATGGATGACGGTATGGCTCTCGGGTAGTAATGCTGCAGGCAGAGCAGCACGGAGTACTTCTCCCTGCGTACATATGTAATAAGCCGACAGCCACTGCCACAGACTCAGCTGTGAGGCAGTAACTGACGGCTTATCGTCAGGCAGGAAGAGAACCTCCTTGAATGAAATTTGCAGATTGGGACGTTTGTCGGACAGTCCGATGATAATCCCCGTATAGTATCGCTTGGCTCCGAAAGGTACTACGCAACGCATCCCCACGATAGCCTTCTCGGCTAACCCCTCGGCCAATCGGTAGTGAAAACTACCCTCAAGAGCCAAGGGAATGAGGACTTCGGCATAGCGCATAGCTATCTTCTCCCTTTCATCTCGGAGTCATGGCTATGATTCCGCTTTCAGATATTCGTGCATGGCAGCTGCTGCTTTCCGTCCATCGCCCATCGCCAATATCACAGTGGCTCCGCCACGAACGATGTCACCACCGGCAAAAACATCGGGGAGAGCTGTCTGATTGCTCTCATTGACGACGATGGTTCCTTTGCTTGTCACTTCAAGACCGGAAATAGTTCGGGGAACGAGCGGATTGGGCGATACACCGATACTTACAATCACTTCGTCCACCGGGATCTCCTCGATAGCCCCCGTGATCGCAACAGGACGACGACGACCACCTGCATCCGGCTCGCCAAGCTCCATCTTTTGCAGGCGCATCGCAGTCACTCGGCCTCGTTCATTGCCGATATATTCGATAGGATTGTGTAGTGTCAGGAACTCTATTCCTTCCTCCTTGGCGTGCTTCACCTCTTCCAATCTTGCTGGCATTTCCTCTTCGCTGCGTCGATAGACGATCATGGCACGTTCTGCTCCGAGGCGTTTGGCCGTACGAACGGAGTCCATGGCCGTATTGCCGCCCCCGATGACAGCTACATTCTTGCCCTTGAAAACGGGTGTGTCGCTATCGGCTTGGCTCGCATGCATCAGATTGACGCGCGTCAGGTATTCATTCGAAGACATGACTCCTACAAGGTTTTCACCCGGGATATTCATGAAATTGGGCAGACCGGCACCACTTCCTACGAATACACCGCGAAATCCTGCTTCATGCAGGTCATCGTATGCGATCGTTCGGCCGACAATCGTATTCGTCTCAAAGCGTACGCCCATCTCTTCGAGAAGATTGATCTCCGAATCGACTATACTATTCGGAAGACGAAATTCCGGAATTCCGTACTTGAGCACTCCTCCGATTTCGTGCAGAGCTTCGAATACGGTCACGTCATAGCCCAACTTGGCCATGTCTCCGGAGAAAGAAAGTCCGGCCGGACCGCTTCCGATCACAGCCACTTTGATACCGTTGCGAGGAGCCATTTCGGGAACTTTGAGTGCGCCCTGTTCGCGTTCGTAGTCTGCGGCAAAGCGTTCCAAGAAACCGATGGCAACAGCCGGTTTGTTCATTTTCGTATAGATGCACCGGCTTTCGCATTGCTTCTCTTGCGGACAGACACGTCCGCACACCGCCGGCAAAGAGCTTGTCTCTCGCAAAGTAGATGCTGCAGCCAGTATATCGCCTACTTCTATCTGCTTGATAAAGGTCGGGATATTGATACTCACAGGACATCCTTCCATACAGCTCGGTTGCGGACAATCGAGACAACGAGAGGCTTCGGCCATAGCGGCCTCGCGGGACAAACCGCGATTCACCTCTTCATTGATCTTGGAGCTACGATAGAGGGGGTCGAGTTCGGGCATTACAGCCCGTGGACGCGACATGCGTTCTTTATTTTTGAGCGCGTTGCGCAGCTCCTCTCTCCATGGTTCAGAGCGACGCA
This genomic stretch from Porphyromonas gingivalis ATCC 33277 harbors:
- the priA gene encoding replication restart helicase PriA — its product is MRYAEVLIPLALEGSFHYRLAEGLAEKAIVGMRCVVPFGAKRYYTGIIIGLSDKRPNLQISFKEVLFLPDDKPSVTASQLSLWQWLSAYYICTQGEVLRAALPAALLPESHTVIHYNTDFEADSRLSRDEEELLDILESAKGRTYTLDTLQKAVGKRAIRAFTSLVERGAIRLEEEVKSRYKPKSEVFVRLAEPFRTEKTFASLLDSLHRAPKQSALLLHWAELITEHSLPYSSPIPQRLLAESDPHATVTLSALKKKGIFLSESVTHSVMYSAGGGEYRLWEQPQEEEKAIQSEESSTDSAVSASLPQKPLSLLYTHDFRRKEKQLLEWTEEVVRSGGQVLYLSPEANKRGGSDTLSTRMAERLGSCLLSYHAFESDAKRVEVWNRLAATEDPCVVLGVRSALFLPFRRLRLIIVDEEQEYLYKQQDPAPRFHTRQVAARLGRIHDCPVVLASATPSAEVLHQVRHKACELITWPDDRVRPRFDLEVIDMGKMRRQRQVGAGELLSFPLVSAIEETIRQKKMAVVLQNRRGFAPYIICSSCGEKLRCIHCDVSLTYHKHSGMLVCHYCGYSRPLPRICPSCKRASGVGEPSSLQPVGYGAERIEEELKRRFPTVSILRMDSDMAMSRTKMDEALARLEAKEVDILVGTQLIKGQVYNEHVGLVAVTQLDSILGFPDFRAYERAYQLLYQLMLRSGASRLYVQTNNPANSFSDLLREGDYKAFIGKQLEERQMLFFPPFSRLIRIEFRAGEESLVERIASDYAASLAAHLPEQSLSPVLVPPISRLRNAFIRELLLRLPLSSSVSATRNILDTIRTTLQTRTQEYKRVRILFDVDPL
- a CDS encoding DUF1661 domain-containing protein; this encodes MAREFFSSRTKTKIFSSHVFRNA
- a CDS encoding START-like domain-containing protein; this translates as MEKNKLQLEYVFDRVSTRSLWRYLSTPDGLSEWFAYDVRLEDNGDFYFQWDKNSGEKASVLEQREGERIRFQWHREQDQNACFEFVIHHSELTGGKSLEVIDYIAPEEVADMEHFWNNLISRLRLSLGAPE
- a CDS encoding DUF4294 domain-containing protein, whose translation is MYKRALFLLFLSGVQLLILGQLYAQEPRLGIPDSMLRHGTVVTMEQGDTVYDIALPQVWVKHKKYKSRQLTPQERQELWRLIRDVKRTLPYAKMIAATLIETYEYMETMPDEKSRQKHLKRMEKEMKQQYMPEMKRLTLRQGKLLIKLIDRQCAQSSYQLLKAFLGGWKAGWWNLFARFYGASLKTRYEPDKNPEDALTERIVLLVEEKRI
- a CDS encoding DUF1661 domain-containing protein translates to MVREEKNSRATAKKKSRVFSGKRDPEFR
- a CDS encoding zinc-dependent metalloprotease, coding for MNKRIFTACMAVACILPVFKAEAQSDYFFRSKKKKPATEAPAQKSKFDQTVAGAKKSEGPFTVYFTKKNEILFAMPDSAFRREYLLSSRVAATSNTREAVAGQMSTSPFLIKFSRDSINVYLHTPQVGAMVREDDPIVPSFKKNFFDPVLKAFPIVDTKDGKVLIDVTKFFREDEKSITPLTILPPTMQNANVIKGMLDPTASIVTEVKSFPRNVEIKSMLTYKTQPYSEPYTLIMQRSILLLPEKPMRMRLQDNRVGIFNSSRQYFSTDKDKVESFKLIHRWDLQPKDSAAYMRGELVEPVKPIIFYVDSVFPDKWRATIKQAIEDWRMAFEAAGFKNAIIAKDYPTKEENPDFDPDDIRFSCFKYATTTTANAMGPSFVDPRSGEIICADVIWYHNVLSLVHNWRFVQTGAVDPRVRKAVFDDEVMRESLRYVAAHEIGHTIGLMHNMGASYSFTIENLRDPQFTQKYGTTPSIMDYARNNFVAQPGDLERGVRLTPPIIGVYDIHAINWAYRLVPGAKTAEEEKPTLNAWIAEKKDDPMFTFGAQQFPYTIDPTDQTEDLSNDHFRAGDMSISNLKIIAKNMDKWLLEKEARYDDLRDMHGQLMSQYYRHVSHIMPYIGGVEHFEIRQGEENTLSRRFITKDKQRKAMNWLLNQARTYRQWLAEPAFLNKVEQNSGMTDLLGKAMVAALFNPGSIGRIYEAEQSGQPGVYKLTDYANELIDAIFNVKGNLTDADRSIQNLAIDLMSAHSGLSTESKNTARRLSEELDALSHKLSEDNLPCALGCGGHHAAEDGADSFFRLTSFSKQAPNEVIAPLLLQQLKRVQTIYRNRKATGNAADRSFYDYQLLRLERLMKTN
- the gltA gene encoding NADPH-dependent glutamate synthase, with amino-acid sequence MTTEELIRLRRSEPWREELRNALKNKERMSRPRAVMPELDPLYRSSKINEEVNRGLSREAAMAEASRCLDCPQPSCMEGCPVSINIPTFIKQIEVGDILAAASTLRETSSLPAVCGRVCPQEKQCESRCIYTKMNKPAVAIGFLERFAADYEREQGALKVPEMAPRNGIKVAVIGSGPAGLSFSGDMAKLGYDVTVFEALHEIGGVLKYGIPEFRLPNSIVDSEINLLEEMGVRFETNTIVGRTIAYDDLHEAGFRGVFVGSGAGLPNFMNIPGENLVGVMSSNEYLTRVNLMHASQADSDTPVFKGKNVAVIGGGNTAMDSVRTAKRLGAERAMIVYRRSEEEMPARLEEVKHAKEEGIEFLTLHNPIEYIGNERGRVTAMRLQKMELGEPDAGGRRRPVAITGAIEEIPVDEVIVSIGVSPNPLVPRTISGLEVTSKGTIVVNESNQTALPDVFAGGDIVRGGATVILAMGDGRKAAAAMHEYLKAES